Below is a window of Geomonas oryzisoli DNA.
ACCGAGCCCCCCGATATCAAATCGTTCTGCCAGCCATCTTGGGGGGAGCGGGCGGGGTGGATTCGAATCCCGTTTCCCGCTCCAAAAGAAATCAAGGGCGTAGCCAACTAAGGCTGCGCCCTTTTATTTTCTTCACCCGTCGTATTCGCTGATCAGTACAACGGTTCACCGACATGGCTCTGCCCGCCCCTCACGCACCAGACGTGGTACTCCATGTACATTGGCGCGCCCGCGACCTCTCCTGTGACGAAATTGACCTGGTAGGCTGCCCACGGCGCGCCTGGATACGGCGATGCAGTCCAATAGGGGTAGCGTCCCCATATCAAGCCAAAGGGATGCCCATCCGGCACCATCTTGCCGGAGGTACTGGTTCTGTCGATTAAGCTCGTCAATTGCTCCACGGTCGGGAGGTGCCAACCCATCCGCCCCCCCACATCGATCAGGTTGCATTCAGCGCGCGCCCCCTGGTAAGTCCAGAGGCTGTTGTACGGCGACTGTTGCCATACCAATCCTGTTTCTTTGTCTAAGACAGCTGCTCCATTGAGAACCAGCTCGAACCTAAGGTTGGCCGGCAGGGCTCTAC
It encodes the following:
- a CDS encoding DUF1566 domain-containing protein yields the protein MRKSNFFVVGAVIVFAVSLVFTPASGTAAEGGSQVSPPILDNLPPTWSRALPANLRFELVLNGAAVLDKETGLVWQQSPYNSLWTYQGARAECNLIDVGGRMGWHLPTVEQLTSLIDRTSTSGKMVPDGHPFGLIWGRYPYWTASPYPGAPWAAYQVNFVTGEVAGAPMYMEYHVWCVRGGQSHVGEPLY